TTAGGCTATTGAGACTGTGGGTTTCCAAGAATTTCCTAGTTTGACGTGGATGATGGATCATATGATGAGTACTCATAAGTTAGCTGCGCATAGAATGGGCTAAAAAATCATGTACTGCAAAATTGATAGGAACTCAATCGCCTCACCTCGCTTCGTGTGTATTCGTATCCGTCAGGGTTCACTTCGGGTAAAATCACCCAGTCGACGTCCTTAAGCAGATCTTGGGCGCTGCCCTCTGTCAATTCCTGTATCAAGTATAGAGCGACAGCTGGCGCAATCCATTCCCTCGCGTGGATACCTGAAGAAAAAAAGTGTCATTTATAGTTATTACCTTAAAATTTAAGGATAGGCATATGTTTGACTATCTTCACCATCTACTTGAAACTTTCATTTTGCGTGAAGCATCAGAATGGGATTTCCCACCAAAACTGCAACACACAGCATGTCCGTGGAACACCGTAAATATGATAATATAGCCCAGTAAAGTTTAGAGCGAAGCGAATATTCCCAACAGAATacgtatatttcaattttaatataaaataatgaacaatcgttctaaaatttataaaatgtgaaaaatatcagTAAAAGATGATTTTCAGGTATATAttgactaaaaaaaaaaaattatcgtcaaATATGTAAAGGAGCTCAGCGGCAAGACCAAGCACGCCTTAAGCTGATTTATCTACATGTGACTAGTGTGAAAGTACCAGCATTAGGTATATTCTTTCTCCATTCATACTTATTCCTTATTTCGATTTATAGGTATATCGGAGTCTTACGAACGCTTAATAGCCGCATTAAAATTTAGAATCGCGCACGTTTGTTTGCCAAAATTTGAGGATTTCGTGTATTCAATGATAAATTCAACGCCTTTTGTGACGTTAgacccatttttaaaaattggctttTAAACAAAGAAATCTCACAAAGCCGaaggatttcatttcattttcatttcattaagaaATTTCAGTTTTACTCTTAGTAAAGACGTCACACTGCGTAGTGCTACAAATCACCGACATTTTCTTTATAAAAGTGTAACTAATACGAATGAATGAGCTAATCTTGTGTGTATTTAATGAGACCATGCATGAAATTTACACTGTAGCATtatcaatgctaaaataaatgCCGATTTCAccgattgtaaaaaaaattatccgaCTTGAAAGAAATCGAGATGGTTATTAGAGTAAAGCTCACAGGGGCCCACGATTATTATCTCAATAGAAGAATATCCAATTGGACACTAGAGTTGATATCGTTGACGGAGCGATGTAATAGGTTCAGCAAAGCCGCCATTCGTATCAATGAAGGCAGAACGATCCGAATTTCCCGGGTCAATAGGTTAAACTTATGActgttaaatgaaatttaaattcgtgACGATCTATCGTGATTCGATCTAAATTTTCgtactcttaaaattttcaatgcttttcctcgtGATTACAAAAACGTTATTTAGGTAAACTGATAATAATTAGATCAATCTACACTCATCGCCGCGTTgaggacattttttaaaatccattaaaatgcaCCCTAAATGatagcataaatccagacaataCGGTACAAACGAGGGCCTCCTCCATGAAGCCCCTTGCAGAGGCCTATCGGACGATTTTAGGCCTTAAAATGGTCAGATAAAGGCGAAGAAGACGTCTGAGAATTATTCTACAAATGGAATGTTCTCACCCACCTGCATCCACGAATACGAGAGGCTTCCCGCTCCCTCCCGAGGACAGCGTGATGCCCTTGAGTTCACGACCCTCGTAGGACTTGCCCACCGATTCCACCTTGGCAATGTCAGGGTACTTTGAAGCCACTTCGTCGAGGTAGGCGTTCATCTTGTGGAAGAGAGTTTAAGAGTCAATACATAGATACCAGAAGAATGCATGGACAAAAATAAGCGATATTTCTAACTCTCgaaacattagaaaaaaatttaaatccacaAACGAATCAGGTTTTATTTGACTTAAAATGCATTAACGTGTGTATTTCATTAGCAAGATGCAAATCAGGGCCAGTAGAAAAATCAGCTAAATTTTTAATGACATACAATACCATTTCTTTTGATGCTTTAGCGAGGATCGGCATTCAAAATACATCTTTGATACaaaaattttcacaaagataCTTGAAAATTAAGCATAAATCCATTAGTTTTTGGATATTTGTTCACATCTACATTATTTTAGAGAAAAGTTAATCGATTTACttgttatttttgatttatttttagggtaaacttaaaaaaagacaTTTGCAGATGAAGGAAAATGCATCAGTTTTTTCTTCGTCCACGTGGGCACCATTTCATCAAATCGCAAAACCCATTTGAATTTCTTTGGAACATTTGAATTCTAGAGTCCAGGATGAGGTGGAACATAAAATTTGTAACTAAGCAGAGCTTAAAGAAGCCAATGCAGCTTTGAGAGGGAAGTAATTATCATCGATAAAGATAATACGAGAGAAGGATGGGAATAATCGTCACTTTGTCTCCCAAGAAGCATTTACGCGTCAAATGGGACTACTTGTCTCGGGCCATTAGGTTAAAAGGTCCTCTTTTATCTTCACAAAGTGCCCTAATTTTTTATCTTATCGAATACCCACTTAAAGAAccttttttcctgaaattacatcatttaatgatttttttcaagataATTACCGCAATGGCTAAATGACCCCTTGATAAATGGACGCGTAATGGTCCATGCGGTTCCATGTTAAACGCTTTGTACCGGATGTAATGACTGTTGCTTCCTTTAAATACCCAGTTTGAATCGATATTACGACAGAAACTTTGTAATTGTCCCAATATTCTGCCCCAAAGTGGAATAAGAATTAACTTTTCAATGAGTACGGTAAAGTCccgatttaaatataaatttggatCATAAATTTCAACCTCCCCTAAGTTTCacgagttttaaaaaataaatgatgactttgacaaatgaaatacaatgggattttttccatattttgaatACGATTCCGGTCGGTACTAACTCCGAGCAAGCAATTAAGCGTAAACAGAATGACATTAAAACAGGGGCATCTTCAGTCAACTCAGCTGGAAATGACAGTTAAAATGGTTCAAAATCAACAAATCATTCGAATCCTGGTATGGCATTTAGAGGAGGTgaccgaaagctgaggtcatttgcaccatgagggaagggtatggatggaggtgtggagagaaacccggcgtcggcaaatAGTATGCTCTAAACGAAAGGAGCCAAGAGGACCACTCTTGCgcctgaaatgtcctccacacaacattcaagcagggttcgagcagtctctgaaaactctctgccaccgccggaataTGAACCCGAGTCAATGAGGTGGGAAGTCTACACTTCGAATCCTCGCTCTCACAATTAGATCACATATTTACCTCGTCGTGGGAGTAGTATCTGTCGAACGTAATCCTGCTGTCAGATTTTCCTTTCCTTGCGATGGCATCGGATTGTCTCTCCTTCTCAGCGTTAATCAACCTGGAGGTgtataaattataatgaaattaccACTCAAAGTTATGCTAAGAGGTGGGAAAAAATTGGGACCTTTCAAATCACCGTTTGTGGCATCATCTGGAATGAATGACGGCCTTTGAAACCCGCCAGTGGGTCTGATCCGagtgattaaaaaataactcGGAATTTGATTTGTTTCTAAAATAAGCAAATCGATTTGAACATTTGACACAACAAATCTTTAGGATACGATTAGAATCCTTAATGAATTCTAGTCTTCAAATTAAAGGCATAAAAAATGGCAATGCATTTTAAGATGAAGAACAATCCTAGTTGTTCATAGCTTGCAGCGTCATACTGCAAGCCTGAAATGAAAAGTGTTCACAGTTGGGGCTGGATAGACGATATTTTCGCATGTTGGTATATTAGCCGATCCACGTCCAGAGAATTCGTATTTTCAACAGAAGAACCTATTCTCACataattaaaaacaacatgcatgTATCCTCGAAACGAGAAAAATAAAGAGTTCGTTGATGTGAATTGCCTAAGGTgttgcacaaaaataaaaacttctacTCAATAAATTGTATCCACCTTAcccagaaaatttattttattcatatttggaGTGGGACAGAGATTATACTCAGTATATTCAACTTAAATTTTGACCTACggattattatttctttcatgaattattggaaattacttaaatatttaatagGAGTTGTAGAATAATTTATGTTATTAAACTCGTTATTTACAATAAAGATACTCAGCATTTACGTACTACGATTATATCAATCTTCCAATAAAATCAGAAGTCCATTTAACTTTATTACTACATgtttttattacataaaaatgCGTGATTTGTGTTCGCATGAGAAAATGTATGCAAACTATATCTCCTTTTGGTAAAAATATACTTCTTTTACTTCTCACATCACTTAAACTAAGTTTAATCAAAGGAAAATAACCGGCATTTAATAGAGAAAGATAGAGTTACTGATTACAAATACCAAGATTCTAATACCATGTAGGGACTTATGAATACACAAGAACATGCATATAAGCGCTAAGGAGGAAAAAGTACCCCGATAAAAATAGATTCGCTAACAACGGTGTCAGAAATCTCTTATTCCTTTCTGATTTCACGGCGTACTTTGGCCAATATCAGAAGAGGGGATATTCAAACGTTTTCGTCTAATTGTCTTCCCGTTCATATCGTTCATGCTGGAGACGGAATACTCGAAACTTGTATGCCTCGGGGGTAATTCGTCCCGGCCACGTGAATGGAAATGCATTAGCTAATTCTTATTTAGTACCTTTGAAACGTTGTAACTCCTTTGTAAGAAATCATCGACCTTTTACTCTTCCGTTCTTTTTCATCCAAACAAATAACTTTCACATGCATTCAAGCAAGGTCTAGCGATTCACTCAGTCCGACTTAACGTTCTTGAATTTTCCTCGTCCACCCTTGGCCTAATAATAGCATGCCAATGGAAAGGAAAACGATTTTCCAGCTAAGAGATGATGGTGACCAGTTAAATCTTTGCTGCGGTCTCGAAATAAGCTGTGTATGTAGTTATGGCTGCATTAATTTCACTTCCGTGTCATTCTCCTGAACTCACATTTGAACGTCGTCGGAGAGCAGTGTGTAGCGGATCCTTCTCGTCTTTAAGGTCCCTTCAAACGCCAACCTCTTGTCTTTAGGCACCATGACGTCTCCTGGAGTATCCAGAGGACCTGGGCGGCTCCACCAGTCAAGACCCTTGATGTTGGACAAGAATCGGCGAGCCTGGAACGATTGCTGCACCCTGTACAAGCCGTACCTGAAGCAAAAATTGGGCACAGTGTTAAAGGCTGGAATTGTGTCTCCTAAAGAAAATACGACAGCTTTCTTGGTTTAAGAgtgcaaaaaatgtttaattaaataaattaagggtTCAAATGGCATATGTTTGAAGATAAACTGTTTAATGGGACAACAAAAAATATCAAGGTGCGATAGTGTCATTAACAAACCCCGATTCATTTAGGAAAGTCGTTCTTTTTGAAAAGCAGGGCCATATGAACTTTTTCCTGAATCAGAGAGTAACTTCATCCAATACACACCCCCGAATCCGGCCCGGAGAGTTCTTATTCGACGACCTGAACTCGTAATTGGGTGCTTTCTACACCTAAATGCTTCTTCAGAGTCATGGAGAGCATTTTTCACACGACGAATCTGAGTTGTTGTCATTTTAGACTTAAGAACGAAGCCTCTGACTCTATGGACAACTTCCCAGGTCCGCCCTCATGAAAATCCACCATTCATATACGCAAATGCAATTCAAATGGAGCAGTACTCGACCTGCCCTTTCACAGCAACTCGTCCTTCTATCAATCCGTACACTGCATGCGACAACAAAAAATATCAAGGTGCGATAGAATGAATGTCATTGACAAAACCCTATTTATTTAGGAAAGTTGTTCTTTGTGAAATACAGGTGAAACAGCTCTTTGTGTCTACTATACATTATCTTCTATAAACTGCCTCTTAGCTTAAAAGCTTATTCCCTCTACCTGGTATAAGTTGTCAATTTATCACAACGAACTATTACGTTACCAATTATAACTCAATGTAAGATTTCGTTTTTTTCCCGGCgagttatattaataaataattctcgggtttctgGCCGAGTTAGAAAATTTTGGTCGACGTTTCTATGGAACAcgcttccatcgtcctcagagcagTAATTTATCATCAAGTATTATTCATTCGTCCTCCGTTGTTAATCCCTCCATCCCTATTCGTTATTATTTATTCGTCCTCCGTCCTTAGAGTAGTAATTAATTACTGCTCTGGGGACGATGGAAGAGTGCTCCATTGAAACGTCAGCCATAATGTTTCTTACTCGGCTAGAAGCCCTAGAATTATTTATTAGTTATAACTCACTTTAGCATAGGGTAAGTACACTCCTTTACCTTTGGGTCGCTGGTAAAATTAATGGCCGTTTTCGGACCGAACAATATAATTGTCTATTAACTACATGCTCACCCATCGTATCGCTTTTCGGCAGTGGCCACGGCCACTACCACTAGAAGGAAGGCTAATAGGAATCGTGTGTGGACCATCTTGAACACAGGTATAACGTGAGACAGCCGCGTCCGGCTTCATATAGCCTCTTCCTTATCACCTCCCTCCTTCCCATTCCAGGACCAATCTTCGCAGAGGAGAAGCATGGGCTTCCCCTCTGTCTGGTATCTAAACATCAACTCTCCATAATCGAGACATAGATCAGCGCTCTATCTTCAGACAAGTTGTAGTTAATGATATGGGTTTCAAACAATTGCTTATACCTAATAACCGGGTCAAGCTGGAAACACTGCAAATGTGATCGACGATGCATGTAATTTTAATCCATTGCTAatggtagtaaaaaaattatgcttcatGTCGAGAGAAAATGGTTTCCAAACACTTGGCTAAGTTCAGATGTACGGCATTTTGGTTCATCCCTAATAAATTATATTCATACGCTCGCATGAACTGTctaagaattaaatttatttcaataagcaAAATGATTATccggagagaaaaaataaagtcaTACCCATGAATaccatattattttaatgaactgAATCAAAAAAGATTAAAAGAGGGAGACGATATAAATGGTAGCACCTAGGAAGCATATCATTCCCGCCAGTGATATGCAAAGAAATGCGAAATTTGGGGATTCGGATCGAAAAGGGTATCAAGGATTTGGAATAGACGAAAAGCACAAAAACTGATGTTGCTAATAAGTATTTGCAGATCAAATTTGTCATTCAACGATATTAATATGGGAAAATTCAAAACGATTCGAAATTGTggtagaaaagaggaaatgataCGTCACCTTTCCAAACCTGCACGTAAATCAACTGTGTACTAGAGAACCTATAATCTGGGAATAAAGGGCAGGATTGAGTCAGCACAAATCTTAGGGCAGAATTTGATTAGTTGAACAAAAACTGAAGCGTacatgagaatgttttttttttactctgatAATGTAGTATTCTCTACAAAGAATCTTCTAATCGTAGAACAGAAGTTA
This genomic interval from Ischnura elegans chromosome 5, ioIscEleg1.1, whole genome shotgun sequence contains the following:
- the LOC124158651 gene encoding carboxypeptidase B-like, producing MVHTRFLLAFLLVVVAVATAEKRYDGYGLYRVQQSFQARRFLSNIKGLDWWSRPGPLDTPGDVMVPKDKRLAFEGTLKTRRIRYTLLSDDVQMLINAEKERQSDAIARKGKSDSRITFDRYYSHDEMNAYLDEVASKYPDIAKVESVGKSYEGRELKGITLSSGGSGKPLVFVDAGIHAREWIAPAVALYLIQELTEGSAQDLLKDVDWVILPEVNPDGYEYTRSEDRMWRKTRSKTSSEDCLGVDPNRNFDFHWMESGASSDPCDEIFAGDKAFSESEARALRDYVLANAKNAKAYLTLHSYGQYLLYPWGYDESLPDDWRDLDDLGNAMNDAIKAVRGTEYTVGSSGQALYPAAGASDDWSKGVAGVKYVYTVELPGGGFYGFDLPASEIKPVVEETLQGLRVVGQKVAGM